The proteins below are encoded in one region of Segatella copri:
- a CDS encoding MotA/TolQ/ExbB proton channel family protein, translating to MATTKQAAPAKKSEGFQGVRGAFWIIVVCAIIAFTLFFTWFGNDMHFQDPGVQDHPADIWGTIYKGGVIVPVIHTLLLTVLAMTIERWLALKTATGTGALPKFVANIKAALNANDFAKAEQLCNKQRGTVANVVMASLNAYKSMESGANASLKKAQKVAKIQQAHEEATQLEMPTLTMNLPIIATIVTLGTLTGLLGTVTGMIKSFQAMGEGGGADSAALSVGISEALINTAFGILTSWCAVVSYNTFTNKVDKLTYALDEVGYSIAQTYEANHAEEA from the coding sequence ATGGCAACTACAAAACAAGCAGCCCCAGCTAAGAAGTCTGAGGGCTTTCAGGGAGTAAGAGGCGCATTCTGGATCATCGTGGTATGTGCTATCATCGCATTCACATTGTTCTTCACATGGTTCGGAAATGACATGCACTTCCAGGATCCAGGTGTACAGGATCACCCAGCAGACATTTGGGGTACTATCTACAAAGGTGGTGTAATCGTACCAGTTATCCACACATTGTTGCTCACAGTGTTGGCAATGACTATCGAGCGTTGGTTGGCTCTTAAGACCGCTACAGGTACAGGTGCTCTTCCTAAGTTCGTTGCAAACATCAAGGCAGCTTTGAACGCAAATGATTTCGCTAAGGCTGAGCAGCTCTGCAACAAGCAGCGCGGTACAGTAGCTAACGTTGTTATGGCTTCTTTGAACGCTTACAAGTCTATGGAGTCTGGTGCTAACGCATCTTTGAAGAAGGCTCAGAAGGTAGCTAAGATTCAGCAGGCTCACGAGGAGGCAACTCAGTTGGAGATGCCAACTTTGACAATGAACTTGCCTATCATCGCTACAATCGTAACACTTGGTACTTTGACAGGTCTTCTCGGTACTGTAACCGGTATGATCAAGTCATTCCAGGCCATGGGTGAAGGTGGTGGCGCTGACTCAGCAGCACTTTCTGTAGGTATTTCTGAGGCGTTGATCAACACCGCATTCGGTATCTTGACATCATGGTGTGCCGTTGTATCTTACAACACATTCACCAACAAGGTAGATAAGTTGACATACGCACTCGACGAGGTAGGTTACTCAATTGCTCAGACATACGAAGCTAACCACGCAGAAGAGGCTTAA